The Sylvia atricapilla isolate bSylAtr1 chromosome 12, bSylAtr1.pri, whole genome shotgun sequence genome has a segment encoding these proteins:
- the ELMO3 gene encoding engulfment and cell motility protein 3 isoform X1: protein MPPPKDVVKIAIQMVGAIPQLIELQQTKPLASVLKDVCDAWSLPNAERYALQYADGRQTYITESNRRDIKNGSILRLTTSPDQEAEQLYIGIQSKNVDVKTDSLKKLASLSQDITFAQEFISRNGLKQIYSIVEEGNDTGEMLAHTLKAFTELMEHDFVSWENLSKVFIKKIVSYVNMSAVDASIQQLSLSILENMVPTSHLLFEMVKKEVTLDRLLTHLQATNAQLQLKAMALLIALLLSAADAERRDMMDYLREKNIRQFIHKNIIHSSEPLGDEMAHYLYVLQSVSLNLCEHRMKMSMDPYSQEERDLLQSLRQTAFESESEVPSASFSTERRRSLCAKEFRKLGFMNNSNPAEDLRRAPPGLLALDNMVYFSRNTPNAYSRFVLENSSREDKHECPFARSSIQLTLILCEILHIGEPCSETAQAFYPMFFGQDHFFEELFCICIQLVNKTWKEMRATQEDFDKVMQVVREQITRTLNLKPTSLELFKTRVNALNYSEILKLRQTERLHQEETLAVPVLELREKLKPELLELIRQQRLLHLCEGTLFRKISSRRRQDKLWYCRLSPNHKVLHYGDVEEGVQSPPIESLTEKIPVADMKMLLVGKECPHTKEKSSGKQNKDVLELAFSIVHDMEEYCLNFVAPTRYEFCLWTDGLNVLLGKEMTSERTQTDLDVLLSMELKLRLLDLENISIPDDPPPIPKPPSNLNFCYDFSQAEQ from the exons ATGCCGCCGCCCAAGGACGTGGTGAAGATCGCCATCCAGATGGTGGGAGCCATCCCGCAGCTCATCGAGCTCCAGCAG ACCAAGCCGCTCGCCTCAGTTCTCAAGGACGTCTGTGATGC GTGGAGCCTGCCCAACGCCGAGCGCTACGCCCTGCAGTACGCGGACGGGCGGCAGACCTACATCACCGAGTCG AACCGCAGGGACATTAAGAACGGGAGCATTTTACGGCTGACCACCTCGCCG GACCAAGAAGCAGAGCAGTTATATATCGGGATCCAGAGCAAGAATGTGGATGTGAAGACTGACTCACTGAAGAAGCTTGCAAGTCTCTCCCAGGATATTACCTTTGCTCAAGAGTTCATCAGCAGGAATGGCTTGAAGCAAATCTACTCTATTGTGGAAGAAGGAAATGA TACAGGGGAGATGCTGGCTCACACCCTCAAAGCCTTCACAGAGCTGATGGAGCATGATTTTGTTTCCTGGGAAAATCTTAGTAAAGTCTTCATCAAGAAG ATAGTGAGTTATGTCAACATGAGCGCAGTGGATGCATCtatccagcagctctccttgTCCATCTTGGAGAATATGGTGCCTACCAGTCACCTTCTCTTTGAGATGGTCAAAAAAGAAGTGACGTTAGACCGTCTTCTCACCCACCTGCAGGC GACAaatgcccagctgcagctgaaggcGATGGCTCTGCTCATTGCGCTGTTGCTGAGCGCAGCCGACGCCGAGCGACGG gacaTGATGGACTACCTGAGGGAGAAGAACATCAGGCAGTTTATCCACAAG AACATTATCCACAGCTCTGAGCCACTGGGGGACGAGATGGCCCATTATCTTTACGTGCTGCAGTCTGTGAGCCTCAACCTGTGCGAGCATCGCATGAAAATGTCCATGGATCCCTACTCACAG GAAGAGCGGGATCTCCTCCAGTCCCTGCGCCAAACTGCTTTTGAGTCAGAGAGTGAGGTGCCTTCTGCCAGCTTCAGCACCGAGCGCCGGCGATCCCTGTGTGCCAAGGAATTCCGCAAGCTGGGCTTCATG AACAACAGCAACCCAGCAGAGGATCTCCGCCGTGCCCCACCAGGACTCCTTGCCCTGGACAACATGGTGTATTTCTCCAGGAACACCCCTAATGCCTATAGCAGG TTTGTCCTCGAGAACAGCAGCCGGGAAGACAAACACGAATGTCCCTTTGCTCGAAGCAGCATCCAGCTCACCCTGATACTCTGCGAGATCCTGCACATTGGAGAGCCGT GCTCGGAGACGGCTCAGGCCTTTTACCCTATGTTCTTCGGGCAGGATCATTTCTTTGAAGAGCTATTCTGCATCTGCATCCAGCTGGTGAACAAGACCTGGAAGGAGATGAGAGCAACCCAGGAGGACTTCGACAAG GTGATGCAGGTGGTGCGGGAGCAGATCACCAGGACCCTGAACCTCAAGCCCACATCTCTGGAGCTATTCAAGACCAGAGTGAACGCACTGAACTACAGTGAGATCTTGAAGCTGCGGCAGACGGAGCGACTGCACCAGGAGGAGAcgctggctgtgcctgtgct GGAGCTGCGGGAGAAGCTGAagccagagctcctggagctgatcCGACAGCAGCGCCTGCTGCACCTCTGTGAGGGAACCCTCTTCCGCAAGATCAGCAGCCGCCGCAGGCAAG ACAAGCTGTGGTACTGCCGCCTGTCCCCCAACCACAAAGTGCTGCACTATGGGGACGTGGAGGAGGGGGTGCAGTCTCCTCCCATCGAGAGCCTGACAGAGAAAA TTCCTGTAGCAGACATGAAGATGCTGCTGGTAGGGAAGGAGTGTCCACACACAAAGGAGAAGAGTTCTGGGAAGCAGAACAAG gatgtCCTGGAGCTGGCTTTCTCCATTGTGCACGATATGGAGGAATACTGCCTCAATTTCGTTGCTCCCACCCGGTACGAG TTCTGCCTCTGGACAGATGGGCTGAATGTGCTTCTGGGCAAGGAGATGACAAGTGAGCGAACACAAACAGACCTCGATGTCCTGCTGTCCATGGAGCTCAAGCTGCGGCTGCTGGACCTGGAGAACATCAGCATTCCCGATGACCCTCCTCCCATCCCAAAGCCCCCCAGCAACTTAAACTTCTGCTATGACTTTAGCCAAGCAGAGCAGTGA
- the ELMO3 gene encoding engulfment and cell motility protein 3 isoform X2, whose protein sequence is MPPPKDVVKIAIQMVGAIPQLIELQQTKPLASVLKDVCDAWSLPNAERYALQYADGRQTYITESNRRDIKNGSILRLTTSPDQEAEQLYIGIQSKNVDVKTDSLKKLASLSQDITFAQEFISRNGLKQIYSIVEEGNDTGEMLAHTLKAFTELMEHDFVSWENLSKVFIKKIVSYVNMSAVDASIQQLSLSILENMVPTSHLLFEMVKKEVTLDRLLTHLQATNAQLQLKAMALLIALLLSAADAERRDMMDYLREKNIRQFIHKNIIHSSEPLGDEMAHYLYVLQSVSLNLCEHRMKMSMDPYSQEERDLLQSLRQTAFESESEVPSASFSTERRRSLCAKEFRKLGFMNNSNPAEDLRRAPPGLLALDNMVYFSRNTPNAYSRDHFFEELFCICIQLVNKTWKEMRATQEDFDKVMQVVREQITRTLNLKPTSLELFKTRVNALNYSEILKLRQTERLHQEETLAVPVLELREKLKPELLELIRQQRLLHLCEGTLFRKISSRRRQDKLWYCRLSPNHKVLHYGDVEEGVQSPPIESLTEKIPVADMKMLLVGKECPHTKEKSSGKQNKDVLELAFSIVHDMEEYCLNFVAPTRYEFCLWTDGLNVLLGKEMTSERTQTDLDVLLSMELKLRLLDLENISIPDDPPPIPKPPSNLNFCYDFSQAEQ, encoded by the exons ATGCCGCCGCCCAAGGACGTGGTGAAGATCGCCATCCAGATGGTGGGAGCCATCCCGCAGCTCATCGAGCTCCAGCAG ACCAAGCCGCTCGCCTCAGTTCTCAAGGACGTCTGTGATGC GTGGAGCCTGCCCAACGCCGAGCGCTACGCCCTGCAGTACGCGGACGGGCGGCAGACCTACATCACCGAGTCG AACCGCAGGGACATTAAGAACGGGAGCATTTTACGGCTGACCACCTCGCCG GACCAAGAAGCAGAGCAGTTATATATCGGGATCCAGAGCAAGAATGTGGATGTGAAGACTGACTCACTGAAGAAGCTTGCAAGTCTCTCCCAGGATATTACCTTTGCTCAAGAGTTCATCAGCAGGAATGGCTTGAAGCAAATCTACTCTATTGTGGAAGAAGGAAATGA TACAGGGGAGATGCTGGCTCACACCCTCAAAGCCTTCACAGAGCTGATGGAGCATGATTTTGTTTCCTGGGAAAATCTTAGTAAAGTCTTCATCAAGAAG ATAGTGAGTTATGTCAACATGAGCGCAGTGGATGCATCtatccagcagctctccttgTCCATCTTGGAGAATATGGTGCCTACCAGTCACCTTCTCTTTGAGATGGTCAAAAAAGAAGTGACGTTAGACCGTCTTCTCACCCACCTGCAGGC GACAaatgcccagctgcagctgaaggcGATGGCTCTGCTCATTGCGCTGTTGCTGAGCGCAGCCGACGCCGAGCGACGG gacaTGATGGACTACCTGAGGGAGAAGAACATCAGGCAGTTTATCCACAAG AACATTATCCACAGCTCTGAGCCACTGGGGGACGAGATGGCCCATTATCTTTACGTGCTGCAGTCTGTGAGCCTCAACCTGTGCGAGCATCGCATGAAAATGTCCATGGATCCCTACTCACAG GAAGAGCGGGATCTCCTCCAGTCCCTGCGCCAAACTGCTTTTGAGTCAGAGAGTGAGGTGCCTTCTGCCAGCTTCAGCACCGAGCGCCGGCGATCCCTGTGTGCCAAGGAATTCCGCAAGCTGGGCTTCATG AACAACAGCAACCCAGCAGAGGATCTCCGCCGTGCCCCACCAGGACTCCTTGCCCTGGACAACATGGTGTATTTCTCCAGGAACACCCCTAATGCCTATAGCAGG GATCATTTCTTTGAAGAGCTATTCTGCATCTGCATCCAGCTGGTGAACAAGACCTGGAAGGAGATGAGAGCAACCCAGGAGGACTTCGACAAG GTGATGCAGGTGGTGCGGGAGCAGATCACCAGGACCCTGAACCTCAAGCCCACATCTCTGGAGCTATTCAAGACCAGAGTGAACGCACTGAACTACAGTGAGATCTTGAAGCTGCGGCAGACGGAGCGACTGCACCAGGAGGAGAcgctggctgtgcctgtgct GGAGCTGCGGGAGAAGCTGAagccagagctcctggagctgatcCGACAGCAGCGCCTGCTGCACCTCTGTGAGGGAACCCTCTTCCGCAAGATCAGCAGCCGCCGCAGGCAAG ACAAGCTGTGGTACTGCCGCCTGTCCCCCAACCACAAAGTGCTGCACTATGGGGACGTGGAGGAGGGGGTGCAGTCTCCTCCCATCGAGAGCCTGACAGAGAAAA TTCCTGTAGCAGACATGAAGATGCTGCTGGTAGGGAAGGAGTGTCCACACACAAAGGAGAAGAGTTCTGGGAAGCAGAACAAG gatgtCCTGGAGCTGGCTTTCTCCATTGTGCACGATATGGAGGAATACTGCCTCAATTTCGTTGCTCCCACCCGGTACGAG TTCTGCCTCTGGACAGATGGGCTGAATGTGCTTCTGGGCAAGGAGATGACAAGTGAGCGAACACAAACAGACCTCGATGTCCTGCTGTCCATGGAGCTCAAGCTGCGGCTGCTGGACCTGGAGAACATCAGCATTCCCGATGACCCTCCTCCCATCCCAAAGCCCCCCAGCAACTTAAACTTCTGCTATGACTTTAGCCAAGCAGAGCAGTGA
- the ELMO3 gene encoding engulfment and cell motility protein 3 isoform X3, whose protein sequence is MMDYLREKNIRQFIHKNIIHSSEPLGDEMAHYLYVLQSVSLNLCEHRMKMSMDPYSQEERDLLQSLRQTAFESESEVPSASFSTERRRSLCAKEFRKLGFMNNSNPAEDLRRAPPGLLALDNMVYFSRNTPNAYSRFVLENSSREDKHECPFARSSIQLTLILCEILHIGEPCSETAQAFYPMFFGQDHFFEELFCICIQLVNKTWKEMRATQEDFDKVMQVVREQITRTLNLKPTSLELFKTRVNALNYSEILKLRQTERLHQEETLAVPVLELREKLKPELLELIRQQRLLHLCEGTLFRKISSRRRQDKLWYCRLSPNHKVLHYGDVEEGVQSPPIESLTEKIPVADMKMLLVGKECPHTKEKSSGKQNKDVLELAFSIVHDMEEYCLNFVAPTRYEFCLWTDGLNVLLGKEMTSERTQTDLDVLLSMELKLRLLDLENISIPDDPPPIPKPPSNLNFCYDFSQAEQ, encoded by the exons aTGATGGACTACCTGAGGGAGAAGAACATCAGGCAGTTTATCCACAAG AACATTATCCACAGCTCTGAGCCACTGGGGGACGAGATGGCCCATTATCTTTACGTGCTGCAGTCTGTGAGCCTCAACCTGTGCGAGCATCGCATGAAAATGTCCATGGATCCCTACTCACAG GAAGAGCGGGATCTCCTCCAGTCCCTGCGCCAAACTGCTTTTGAGTCAGAGAGTGAGGTGCCTTCTGCCAGCTTCAGCACCGAGCGCCGGCGATCCCTGTGTGCCAAGGAATTCCGCAAGCTGGGCTTCATG AACAACAGCAACCCAGCAGAGGATCTCCGCCGTGCCCCACCAGGACTCCTTGCCCTGGACAACATGGTGTATTTCTCCAGGAACACCCCTAATGCCTATAGCAGG TTTGTCCTCGAGAACAGCAGCCGGGAAGACAAACACGAATGTCCCTTTGCTCGAAGCAGCATCCAGCTCACCCTGATACTCTGCGAGATCCTGCACATTGGAGAGCCGT GCTCGGAGACGGCTCAGGCCTTTTACCCTATGTTCTTCGGGCAGGATCATTTCTTTGAAGAGCTATTCTGCATCTGCATCCAGCTGGTGAACAAGACCTGGAAGGAGATGAGAGCAACCCAGGAGGACTTCGACAAG GTGATGCAGGTGGTGCGGGAGCAGATCACCAGGACCCTGAACCTCAAGCCCACATCTCTGGAGCTATTCAAGACCAGAGTGAACGCACTGAACTACAGTGAGATCTTGAAGCTGCGGCAGACGGAGCGACTGCACCAGGAGGAGAcgctggctgtgcctgtgct GGAGCTGCGGGAGAAGCTGAagccagagctcctggagctgatcCGACAGCAGCGCCTGCTGCACCTCTGTGAGGGAACCCTCTTCCGCAAGATCAGCAGCCGCCGCAGGCAAG ACAAGCTGTGGTACTGCCGCCTGTCCCCCAACCACAAAGTGCTGCACTATGGGGACGTGGAGGAGGGGGTGCAGTCTCCTCCCATCGAGAGCCTGACAGAGAAAA TTCCTGTAGCAGACATGAAGATGCTGCTGGTAGGGAAGGAGTGTCCACACACAAAGGAGAAGAGTTCTGGGAAGCAGAACAAG gatgtCCTGGAGCTGGCTTTCTCCATTGTGCACGATATGGAGGAATACTGCCTCAATTTCGTTGCTCCCACCCGGTACGAG TTCTGCCTCTGGACAGATGGGCTGAATGTGCTTCTGGGCAAGGAGATGACAAGTGAGCGAACACAAACAGACCTCGATGTCCTGCTGTCCATGGAGCTCAAGCTGCGGCTGCTGGACCTGGAGAACATCAGCATTCCCGATGACCCTCCTCCCATCCCAAAGCCCCCCAGCAACTTAAACTTCTGCTATGACTTTAGCCAAGCAGAGCAGTGA
- the ELMO3 gene encoding engulfment and cell motility protein 3 isoform X4 translates to MFFGQDHFFEELFCICIQLVNKTWKEMRATQEDFDKVMQVVREQITRTLNLKPTSLELFKTRVNALNYSEILKLRQTERLHQEETLAVPVLELREKLKPELLELIRQQRLLHLCEGTLFRKISSRRRQDKLWYCRLSPNHKVLHYGDVEEGVQSPPIESLTEKIPVADMKMLLVGKECPHTKEKSSGKQNKDVLELAFSIVHDMEEYCLNFVAPTRYEFCLWTDGLNVLLGKEMTSERTQTDLDVLLSMELKLRLLDLENISIPDDPPPIPKPPSNLNFCYDFSQAEQ, encoded by the exons ATGTTCTTCGGGCAGGATCATTTCTTTGAAGAGCTATTCTGCATCTGCATCCAGCTGGTGAACAAGACCTGGAAGGAGATGAGAGCAACCCAGGAGGACTTCGACAAG GTGATGCAGGTGGTGCGGGAGCAGATCACCAGGACCCTGAACCTCAAGCCCACATCTCTGGAGCTATTCAAGACCAGAGTGAACGCACTGAACTACAGTGAGATCTTGAAGCTGCGGCAGACGGAGCGACTGCACCAGGAGGAGAcgctggctgtgcctgtgct GGAGCTGCGGGAGAAGCTGAagccagagctcctggagctgatcCGACAGCAGCGCCTGCTGCACCTCTGTGAGGGAACCCTCTTCCGCAAGATCAGCAGCCGCCGCAGGCAAG ACAAGCTGTGGTACTGCCGCCTGTCCCCCAACCACAAAGTGCTGCACTATGGGGACGTGGAGGAGGGGGTGCAGTCTCCTCCCATCGAGAGCCTGACAGAGAAAA TTCCTGTAGCAGACATGAAGATGCTGCTGGTAGGGAAGGAGTGTCCACACACAAAGGAGAAGAGTTCTGGGAAGCAGAACAAG gatgtCCTGGAGCTGGCTTTCTCCATTGTGCACGATATGGAGGAATACTGCCTCAATTTCGTTGCTCCCACCCGGTACGAG TTCTGCCTCTGGACAGATGGGCTGAATGTGCTTCTGGGCAAGGAGATGACAAGTGAGCGAACACAAACAGACCTCGATGTCCTGCTGTCCATGGAGCTCAAGCTGCGGCTGCTGGACCTGGAGAACATCAGCATTCCCGATGACCCTCCTCCCATCCCAAAGCCCCCCAGCAACTTAAACTTCTGCTATGACTTTAGCCAAGCAGAGCAGTGA
- the ELMO3 gene encoding engulfment and cell motility protein 3 isoform X5, giving the protein MRATQEDFDKVMQVVREQITRTLNLKPTSLELFKTRVNALNYSEILKLRQTERLHQEETLAVPVLELREKLKPELLELIRQQRLLHLCEGTLFRKISSRRRQDKLWYCRLSPNHKVLHYGDVEEGVQSPPIESLTEKIPVADMKMLLVGKECPHTKEKSSGKQNKDVLELAFSIVHDMEEYCLNFVAPTRYEFCLWTDGLNVLLGKEMTSERTQTDLDVLLSMELKLRLLDLENISIPDDPPPIPKPPSNLNFCYDFSQAEQ; this is encoded by the exons ATGAGAGCAACCCAGGAGGACTTCGACAAG GTGATGCAGGTGGTGCGGGAGCAGATCACCAGGACCCTGAACCTCAAGCCCACATCTCTGGAGCTATTCAAGACCAGAGTGAACGCACTGAACTACAGTGAGATCTTGAAGCTGCGGCAGACGGAGCGACTGCACCAGGAGGAGAcgctggctgtgcctgtgct GGAGCTGCGGGAGAAGCTGAagccagagctcctggagctgatcCGACAGCAGCGCCTGCTGCACCTCTGTGAGGGAACCCTCTTCCGCAAGATCAGCAGCCGCCGCAGGCAAG ACAAGCTGTGGTACTGCCGCCTGTCCCCCAACCACAAAGTGCTGCACTATGGGGACGTGGAGGAGGGGGTGCAGTCTCCTCCCATCGAGAGCCTGACAGAGAAAA TTCCTGTAGCAGACATGAAGATGCTGCTGGTAGGGAAGGAGTGTCCACACACAAAGGAGAAGAGTTCTGGGAAGCAGAACAAG gatgtCCTGGAGCTGGCTTTCTCCATTGTGCACGATATGGAGGAATACTGCCTCAATTTCGTTGCTCCCACCCGGTACGAG TTCTGCCTCTGGACAGATGGGCTGAATGTGCTTCTGGGCAAGGAGATGACAAGTGAGCGAACACAAACAGACCTCGATGTCCTGCTGTCCATGGAGCTCAAGCTGCGGCTGCTGGACCTGGAGAACATCAGCATTCCCGATGACCCTCCTCCCATCCCAAAGCCCCCCAGCAACTTAAACTTCTGCTATGACTTTAGCCAAGCAGAGCAGTGA
- the TMEM208 gene encoding transmembrane protein 208 isoform X1, translated as MAPKGKAGTKGKKQIFEENRETLRFYLRIILGASAIYAVVNLVVFYSAASAWTWVAFFFSLVVYGTSYRSMNSMAKPSFTDDGSLADGGIDLNMEQGMAEHLKDVILLTAIVQVLSCFSLYVWYFWLLAPGRALYLLWVNILGPWFTAESSPAAQEPNEKKQRRQERRQMKRF; from the exons ATGGCG CCCAAGGGGAAGGCGGGCACCAAGGGCAAGAAGCAGATCTTCGAGGAGAACCGAGAGACGCTGCGCTTCTACCTCCGCATCATCCTGGGAGCGTCC GCCATATACGCCGTAGTGAACCTGGTCGTCTTCTACTCCGCCGCCTCCGCCTGGACGTGG GTCGCGTTCTTCTTCAGCTTGGTGGTCTACGGCACCAGCTACCGGTCCATGAACTCCATGGCAAAGCCGTCTTTCACAGACGATGGCAGCCTTGCCGACGGGGGAATCGACCTGAATATGGAGCAGGGGATGGCAGA gCACCTCAAGGACGTGATCCTGCTGACAGCTATAGTCCAAGTGCTGAGCTGCTTCTCACTCTACGTCTGGTACTTCTGGCTCTTG GCTCCAGGGCGCGCTCTCTACCTCCTGTGGGTGAACATCCTGGGGCCCTGGTTCACAGCCGAGTCCTCGCCCGCTGCGCAGGAGCCGAACGAGAAGAAGCAGCGCCGACAGGAACGCCGACAGATGAAGCGCTTCTAG
- the TMEM208 gene encoding transmembrane protein 208 isoform X2, which produces MAPKGKAGTKGKKQIFEENRETLRFYLRIILGASVAFFFSLVVYGTSYRSMNSMAKPSFTDDGSLADGGIDLNMEQGMAEHLKDVILLTAIVQVLSCFSLYVWYFWLLAPGRALYLLWVNILGPWFTAESSPAAQEPNEKKQRRQERRQMKRF; this is translated from the exons ATGGCG CCCAAGGGGAAGGCGGGCACCAAGGGCAAGAAGCAGATCTTCGAGGAGAACCGAGAGACGCTGCGCTTCTACCTCCGCATCATCCTGGGAGCGTCC GTCGCGTTCTTCTTCAGCTTGGTGGTCTACGGCACCAGCTACCGGTCCATGAACTCCATGGCAAAGCCGTCTTTCACAGACGATGGCAGCCTTGCCGACGGGGGAATCGACCTGAATATGGAGCAGGGGATGGCAGA gCACCTCAAGGACGTGATCCTGCTGACAGCTATAGTCCAAGTGCTGAGCTGCTTCTCACTCTACGTCTGGTACTTCTGGCTCTTG GCTCCAGGGCGCGCTCTCTACCTCCTGTGGGTGAACATCCTGGGGCCCTGGTTCACAGCCGAGTCCTCGCCCGCTGCGCAGGAGCCGAACGAGAAGAAGCAGCGCCGACAGGAACGCCGACAGATGAAGCGCTTCTAG